From Streptomyces sp. NBC_01551:
GCTCCTGTTCATCATCCTCATCCCGTTCCTCGGCGCTCTGGTCTACGTGATCGCCCGGGGCCGGGACATGGGCAAGCGGGAGTTCAAGCACGCGCAGGAACAGCAGCAGGCCTTCAACTCCTACATCCGGGAGACGGCCAAGACGGGCACCGCGGCCGACGACCTGGAGCGGCTCTCGGAGCTCAAGGCCAAGGGCGTGCTCACCGAGGAGGAGTTCCAGCAGGCCAAGCAGAAGCTGCTCTCCTGACCTCTCCTGACCGCCGGCTCGGGCCGGTCCGGATGCCCCCCGGCACCCGGACCGGCCCGAAGCCGGGGCCTCAGTCCCGTGCCACCGCCGGGTGGACGGGGGCGTCGGGGACGCCGGGGCGGCGCACGGACTCCATCTCCTTGCGCAGCACCGGCACCACCTCGGTGCCCAGGATCTCGATCTGCTCCAGCGCGGCCTCCAGCGGCATCCCGCCGTGGTCCACGTGGAACAGCTGGCGCTGGTAGTCCCCGTAGATCTCCCGGAACTCCAGCGTCTTCTCGATGGCGTGCTGCGGACTGCCGACGG
This genomic window contains:
- a CDS encoding SHOCT domain-containing protein, giving the protein MNGSVNLAYDYPVLGAFWTVMWIFLWVLWLILLFRIIVDIFRDHEMNGWLKALWLLFIILIPFLGALVYVIARGRDMGKREFKHAQEQQQAFNSYIRETAKTGTAADDLERLSELKAKGVLTEEEFQQAKQKLLS